One segment of Amycolatopsis alba DSM 44262 DNA contains the following:
- a CDS encoding Hsp20/alpha crystallin family protein yields the protein MLMRTDPFRELDRFTQQVFGATNSGTWSKPATMPMDAYRDGDEFVVCFDLPGVAPDAIELDIERNVLTVKAERRPNVGGDVQMQVSERPLGVFSRQLFLGEALDTDRIAAGYEAGVLTLRIPVAEKAKPRRITISGSESDRKKIQA from the coding sequence ATGTTGATGCGCACCGACCCGTTCCGTGAGCTGGACCGCTTCACCCAGCAGGTGTTCGGCGCCACGAACTCCGGAACCTGGTCGAAACCGGCCACGATGCCGATGGACGCCTACCGCGACGGCGACGAGTTCGTCGTCTGCTTCGACCTTCCCGGCGTCGCCCCCGACGCGATCGAGCTGGACATCGAACGCAACGTCCTGACGGTCAAGGCGGAACGGCGGCCGAACGTCGGCGGCGACGTGCAGATGCAGGTCTCCGAACGCCCGCTCGGCGTCTTCTCTCGCCAGCTCTTCCTCGGCGAAGCCCTCGACACCGACCGCATCGCGGCCGGTTACGAAGCAGGTGTGCTGACCCTGCGGATCCCGGTCGCCGAGAAAGCCAAGCCGCGGCGCATCACGATCAGCGGCTCCGAGTCCGACCGGAAGAAGATCCAGGCCTGA
- a CDS encoding MFS transporter, which yields MTTVGTGPRSQLRAWLGVAAITASLFVFVTTELMPVGLLTPVSAGLSISVGVAGMMVTLYGISAGVGVPFLVAWSRTVNRRVLLATLLAIMAAGNLVTAVSPNFPIVLAARLVTGFAHGVFWAIGVAMAMRLVPGEKVGKAAAVVLSGMSIATVVGMPLGTFLESLTDWRTTFLIWSGLSLAVLLAVVLTLPSLPSQSAIPVREVFALPMRNRRLRAVMSTVALYVLGHFGAYTFIRPFIEQRTGASAAWVTGLLIVFGIGGAVGNFVAGHTVARNTRTTFVAACAGLVASLSLLLLFGDSPAGLAIAVVVWGVSFGAANLCQVNMMLAAAPDTFEAAMSLNTMGYNIAIALGALLGGVFAGGFGTVGAVWLGVALTVTALLTALGSHRDTTRT from the coding sequence ATGACCACTGTCGGTACTGGACCACGCTCACAGCTGCGGGCGTGGCTGGGCGTCGCGGCCATCACCGCGAGCCTGTTCGTCTTCGTCACCACCGAGTTGATGCCCGTCGGACTGCTCACCCCGGTCAGCGCGGGCCTGTCCATCTCCGTCGGCGTCGCGGGCATGATGGTGACGCTGTACGGCATCTCCGCGGGCGTCGGGGTGCCGTTCCTGGTCGCGTGGAGCCGCACGGTGAACCGCCGCGTTCTCCTCGCCACCCTGCTGGCGATCATGGCGGCCGGCAACCTCGTCACGGCCGTATCGCCTAACTTCCCGATCGTCCTGGCCGCCCGGCTCGTCACCGGTTTCGCACACGGTGTGTTCTGGGCGATCGGCGTCGCCATGGCGATGCGCCTCGTCCCCGGCGAGAAGGTGGGCAAGGCCGCCGCGGTCGTACTGTCCGGGATGTCGATCGCCACCGTCGTGGGCATGCCACTGGGCACGTTCCTCGAGAGCCTCACCGACTGGCGCACCACGTTCCTCATCTGGAGCGGCCTGAGCCTCGCGGTGCTCCTCGCCGTCGTGCTCACGCTGCCCTCGCTGCCGTCGCAGAGCGCCATCCCGGTGCGGGAGGTGTTCGCACTGCCGATGAGGAACAGGCGGCTGCGGGCCGTGATGAGCACCGTCGCGCTGTACGTGCTCGGGCACTTCGGCGCGTACACGTTCATCCGCCCCTTCATCGAGCAGCGCACCGGGGCGTCGGCGGCCTGGGTGACCGGGCTGCTGATCGTCTTCGGGATCGGTGGCGCGGTCGGCAACTTCGTCGCCGGGCACACGGTGGCCAGGAACACGCGCACGACGTTTGTCGCCGCCTGCGCGGGGCTGGTCGCCTCGCTGTCGCTGCTCCTGCTCTTCGGCGACAGCCCGGCGGGCCTGGCGATCGCCGTGGTGGTGTGGGGGGTGTCCTTCGGCGCCGCCAACCTCTGCCAGGTCAACATGATGCTCGCCGCGGCCCCGGACACCTTCGAGGCCGCCATGTCGCTCAACACCATGGGCTACAACATCGCGATCGCTCTCGGCGCCTTGCTCGGCGGAGTGTTCGCGGGCGGATTCGGCACCGTCGGCGCGGTCTGGCTCGGCGTCGCGCTGACGGTGACCGCACTGCTGACAGCTTTAGGCTCACACCGCGACACCACGCGAACCTGA
- a CDS encoding SpoIIE family protein phosphatase, translating to MPAGYSGSGRIDVFAADGEVGRDLAAVDWTATPLGPPDRWPLSLRTAVGILLSSRFSMWMAWGPELTFFCNSAYRHNTLGRKYPWALGRPANEVWAEIWDDIGPRIETVLSTGKATWDEGLLLFVERSGYPEESYHTFSYSPLQDDSGRVVGMLCVVSEETDRIIGERRMATLRDLGSDPSVITTEAQVLAFTVGQLGRNTRDLPFTLTYLFEDDGTVRRVASTGLAEDVTVPWPEWPLKQMSEGGAVLIDLHEETTAGLPAGEWPAPPTQALVIPLRQQGGVPQGFLVAGLNRYRDLDDGYRGFIELVATHIAAGITSARSYQAQQRRAEELAELDRAKTVFFSNISHEFRTPLTLIMGPVQGLLSATSDLDDAARADLEVVHRNGSRLSKLVNTLLDFSRIEAGRMQASFAPVDLAAVTAELASVFQSAVERAGLCFTVECPALDEPVYLDLDLWEKVVFNLLSNAVKFTFEGAITVTVAQDATAATVVVADTGVGVPAREMPHLFERFHRIENTRARSHEGSGIGLALVRELVELHGGAIAADSTEGVGTKFTVRLPFGPAHLPAGSLAASGDRSPSAAAAEPYVLEAGRWSADIPEVSGTADTPARRPAASARVVIADDNADMREYLTRLLTGAGYVVEAVADGGEAIDAVRARPPDLVISDVMMPGLDGLGLVERLRGEPSTAVVPVLLLSARAGQEASIEGLRAGADDYLVKPFASAELLARVRANVELARLRARSARWRAALIDSVQEAFFVCDEHGAVVETNSAFTDILGYGPDGLPYQPVHPWWPDADADPDSYRLVADAFDTVLRDRRGSYTIPVAHRDGHRLWVTASFNRVEDPDSGRRVTVGTFRDVTAEHYAVQRQSALSGLNQQLAQADSVEEALLAAMDELRRVWKARRMLAVFFPAHARDAAPVITGEAIVWEDLAARSRHAIAALRDSDPLSLAAGEPGTVGISLQHPAGALVLWLELAESRPITAEDETLLTVLAGRLGQGLTRVHQIDQQREVALALQHAILGPHRLPEGFAARYQPANSPLQVGGDWYDVVELEDGRIALAVGDCVGHGLAAATVMGQLRSACRALLMENPSPAEALIGLDRFAARLPGAACTTVFCAVLSPDTGELSYAAAGHPPPVLVDADGTARLLEGGRSIPLGVRPGRPRPEARVVIPPRATLLLYTDGLVERRRRSLSDGIDLATALVAANGDSTLEGLAGLLMSELAPPNGYEDDVALLTYRGPGPFDISFPAHVGELAFVRRALRDWLQRCGLDVELLQNILVAAGEATANAVEHGHRDDPDGLVQLQATASADSVNLSIRDTGSWKPPSPDVDSDRGRGLILMRAFMDEVTVEQGNAGTTVRLKARFS from the coding sequence GTGCCTGCTGGGTATTCCGGGAGCGGCCGGATCGATGTGTTCGCGGCGGATGGCGAGGTGGGGCGTGATCTGGCCGCGGTGGACTGGACGGCCACCCCGCTCGGGCCGCCCGACAGGTGGCCGCTGAGCTTGCGGACGGCTGTCGGCATCCTGCTGTCGTCGCGGTTCTCGATGTGGATGGCGTGGGGGCCGGAACTCACCTTCTTCTGCAACTCCGCCTATCGGCACAACACACTGGGACGGAAGTACCCCTGGGCTCTCGGCCGCCCGGCGAACGAGGTGTGGGCGGAGATCTGGGACGACATCGGTCCGCGCATCGAAACCGTGCTGTCCACAGGCAAGGCGACGTGGGACGAAGGGCTGCTGCTGTTCGTCGAGCGCTCCGGCTATCCGGAGGAGAGCTATCACACGTTCTCCTACAGTCCGCTGCAGGACGACAGCGGCCGGGTGGTCGGCATGTTGTGCGTGGTGAGCGAGGAGACCGATCGGATCATCGGCGAGCGCCGGATGGCGACGCTGCGCGACCTCGGCTCGGACCCCAGCGTGATCACCACCGAAGCCCAGGTGCTCGCCTTCACCGTCGGCCAGCTCGGCCGGAACACCCGTGACCTCCCCTTCACCCTCACCTACCTGTTCGAGGATGACGGCACGGTGCGGCGGGTGGCTTCCACCGGACTCGCGGAGGACGTCACCGTGCCCTGGCCGGAGTGGCCGCTGAAGCAGATGTCGGAGGGCGGGGCGGTGCTGATCGATCTCCACGAAGAGACGACGGCCGGGCTTCCCGCCGGGGAGTGGCCCGCGCCTCCCACCCAGGCACTGGTCATTCCGCTGAGGCAGCAGGGAGGCGTGCCCCAAGGGTTCCTGGTGGCCGGGCTGAACCGGTATCGCGATCTCGACGACGGCTACCGCGGCTTCATCGAACTGGTGGCGACGCATATCGCCGCGGGGATCACCAGCGCCCGCAGCTACCAGGCGCAGCAGCGGCGCGCGGAGGAACTCGCGGAACTGGACAGGGCGAAAACGGTCTTCTTCTCGAACATCAGCCACGAGTTCCGCACACCGCTCACCTTGATCATGGGGCCGGTGCAGGGACTGCTCTCGGCCACGTCCGATCTGGACGACGCCGCGCGCGCGGATCTGGAAGTCGTCCACCGCAACGGATCGCGGCTGAGCAAGCTGGTCAACACGCTGCTGGACTTCTCGCGGATCGAAGCGGGACGTATGCAGGCCAGCTTCGCACCGGTGGATCTCGCGGCCGTGACCGCGGAACTGGCCAGTGTGTTCCAGTCGGCCGTCGAGCGGGCCGGTCTGTGCTTCACCGTCGAGTGCCCGGCTCTGGACGAGCCGGTGTATCTGGACCTCGACCTGTGGGAGAAGGTCGTCTTCAATCTCTTGAGCAACGCGGTGAAGTTCACCTTCGAAGGTGCCATCACGGTCACCGTCGCCCAGGACGCGACCGCGGCGACCGTCGTCGTGGCCGACACCGGGGTCGGGGTGCCCGCTCGGGAAATGCCGCACCTGTTCGAGCGGTTCCATCGAATCGAGAACACCCGTGCCCGCTCCCACGAGGGAAGCGGGATCGGTCTCGCGCTGGTGCGGGAGCTCGTAGAGCTGCACGGTGGCGCGATCGCCGCCGACAGCACCGAAGGGGTGGGCACGAAGTTCACCGTCCGGCTCCCTTTCGGCCCCGCTCACCTGCCCGCCGGCTCACTGGCCGCGTCCGGCGACCGTTCGCCTTCCGCCGCCGCCGCGGAACCGTACGTTCTGGAGGCAGGGCGCTGGTCCGCCGATATCCCGGAGGTCTCCGGAACCGCCGATACCCCGGCGCGGCGCCCGGCGGCTTCCGCCAGGGTCGTGATCGCCGACGACAACGCGGACATGCGCGAATACCTGACGCGGCTCCTCACCGGGGCGGGGTACGTGGTCGAGGCCGTCGCGGACGGCGGTGAAGCGATCGACGCCGTTCGCGCCAGACCGCCGGACCTCGTCATCAGTGACGTGATGATGCCGGGGCTCGATGGCCTCGGCCTGGTCGAGAGGTTGCGCGGCGAACCGAGCACCGCCGTGGTGCCCGTCTTGCTGCTCTCCGCGCGGGCCGGCCAGGAAGCCTCCATCGAGGGGTTGCGAGCCGGGGCCGACGACTATCTCGTCAAGCCGTTCGCCTCGGCCGAGCTGCTGGCCCGCGTCCGGGCGAACGTCGAACTCGCCCGGTTGCGTGCGCGTTCCGCACGGTGGCGTGCCGCGCTGATCGACTCGGTGCAGGAAGCCTTCTTCGTGTGTGACGAACACGGAGCGGTCGTCGAGACCAACAGCGCGTTCACTGACATTCTCGGGTACGGCCCGGATGGCCTGCCGTACCAGCCGGTCCACCCCTGGTGGCCGGACGCGGACGCCGATCCCGACTCGTACCGGCTCGTCGCCGACGCTTTCGACACCGTGCTGCGCGATCGGCGGGGCAGCTACACCATTCCTGTCGCCCACCGCGACGGGCACCGGCTGTGGGTCACCGCCAGCTTCAACCGGGTCGAAGACCCCGACAGCGGAAGACGCGTCACGGTCGGCACGTTCCGCGATGTGACCGCGGAGCACTACGCGGTACAGCGCCAGAGCGCCCTCTCCGGCCTGAACCAGCAACTCGCCCAGGCGGACTCGGTCGAGGAAGCGCTGCTCGCCGCTATGGACGAGCTCCGCCGGGTCTGGAAGGCACGCCGAATGCTGGCCGTCTTCTTTCCCGCCCACGCCCGCGACGCAGCACCGGTGATCACCGGCGAGGCGATCGTCTGGGAGGACCTGGCGGCTCGTTCCCGGCACGCCATCGCCGCTTTGCGCGACTCCGATCCGCTGAGTCTCGCGGCGGGGGAGCCCGGCACGGTGGGGATTTCGCTTCAGCACCCCGCCGGTGCATTGGTCCTGTGGCTCGAACTGGCCGAATCACGGCCGATCACTGCCGAAGACGAGACTTTGCTGACGGTGCTGGCCGGACGGCTGGGCCAAGGCCTGACCAGGGTGCATCAAATCGATCAGCAGCGGGAAGTGGCGCTGGCGCTCCAGCACGCGATCCTCGGTCCGCACCGGCTGCCCGAGGGCTTCGCCGCCCGGTATCAGCCGGCGAACAGTCCGTTGCAGGTCGGCGGCGACTGGTACGACGTCGTGGAGCTCGAGGACGGGCGGATAGCGCTGGCCGTCGGCGACTGCGTGGGGCACGGTCTCGCCGCGGCCACGGTGATGGGGCAGCTGCGCAGCGCCTGCCGTGCCTTGCTGATGGAGAACCCCAGCCCGGCGGAGGCCTTGATCGGATTGGACCGTTTCGCCGCCCGTCTGCCCGGCGCCGCCTGCACCACCGTGTTCTGCGCGGTGCTCTCCCCGGACACCGGCGAACTGAGCTACGCCGCCGCCGGGCATCCGCCGCCGGTACTGGTCGACGCGGACGGAACCGCTCGGCTGCTCGAAGGCGGCCGATCGATCCCGCTGGGTGTCCGGCCGGGCAGGCCGCGTCCCGAGGCACGCGTTGTCATCCCTCCACGGGCCACGCTGCTGCTGTACACCGACGGTCTCGTCGAACGGCGTCGCCGCTCGCTCAGCGACGGCATCGACCTCGCCACCGCTTTGGTCGCGGCGAACGGCGACTCCACCCTCGAGGGCCTGGCCGGACTGCTCATGTCCGAGCTGGCCCCGCCCAATGGATATGAGGACGATGTGGCGTTGCTGACCTACCGCGGTCCAGGCCCGTTCGACATCAGCTTTCCCGCCCACGTGGGCGAACTGGCGTTCGTGCGCCGAGCGTTGCGCGACTGGCTCCAGCGCTGCGGGCTCGACGTCGAACTGCTCCAGAACATCCTCGTCGCGGCGGGCGAGGCCACCGCCAACGCCGTCGAGCACGGCCACCGCGACGACCCCGACGGTCTCGTCCAGCTCCAAGCGACCGCCTCGGCCGACAGCGTGAACCTGAGCATCCGGGACACCGGCTCGTGGAAACCGCCCAGCCCGGACGTGGATTCCGATCGCGGGCGAGGCCTGATCCTCATGCGTGCCTTCATGGACGAAGTCACCGTCGAACAAGGAAATGCCGGAACCACCGTCCGTCTGAAGGCGAGGTTTTCCTGA
- a CDS encoding SRPBCC family protein: protein MSTITKSVDVEAPVTDVYNQWTQFTEFPRFMEGVDRIEQRDNTHTHWTVSIAGVIREFDATITEQHPDERVAWKSDDGPNHAGVVTVHRLDEHHTRVTVQMDIDPDGFVENVADKLGILDRRVQGDLDRFKDFLENRGGSETGAWRGDVDRPGQS, encoded by the coding sequence ATGAGCACGATCACCAAGTCCGTCGACGTCGAGGCGCCGGTCACCGATGTCTACAACCAGTGGACCCAGTTCACCGAGTTCCCGCGGTTCATGGAAGGCGTGGACCGGATCGAACAGCGTGACAACACCCATACACATTGGACGGTCAGCATCGCGGGGGTGATCCGCGAGTTCGACGCGACCATCACCGAGCAGCACCCCGACGAAAGGGTCGCCTGGAAGTCCGACGACGGCCCGAACCACGCCGGTGTCGTCACGGTGCACCGCCTCGACGAACACCACACCAGGGTCACCGTCCAGATGGACATCGACCCCGACGGCTTCGTGGAGAACGTCGCCGACAAACTCGGCATCCTCGACCGGCGCGTCCAAGGCGACCTCGACCGGTTCAAGGACTTCCTCGAAAACCGTGGCGGCTCCGAGACCGGTGCCTGGCGTGGTGACGTGGACCGTCCCGGCCAATCCTGA
- a CDS encoding LysR family transcriptional regulator: protein MELQQMRYVLAVAETNSFTRAAHQCLVVQSALSRQIAALERELGARLFDRTSRHVRITPAGQAFVAAARESLNAAERAAADVAAATGEVRGKLALGLIPTVAAVDIPDALSRFRAVYPQVRLDIRVSGSDDLAEQVRQGKIEVAFLGLPTSARPAGVNGRELAQDRLVAVVAPDHPLAGEPSVDLARLSTETFIDLPPHSAARAQSDEAFAAAGLNRQVAFEVTTADFMMARLVRKGLAIALLPSAYVPHLTGLATVEITDAPVRVEYLVWSGVGRTPAANAFLDLLGLPDR from the coding sequence ATGGAACTCCAGCAGATGCGTTACGTCCTGGCCGTCGCCGAGACGAACAGCTTCACCCGTGCCGCGCACCAGTGCCTGGTCGTCCAGTCAGCACTGAGCCGCCAGATCGCCGCCCTGGAACGGGAACTGGGCGCGCGGCTGTTCGACCGCACCAGCCGTCACGTACGCATCACCCCCGCCGGGCAGGCATTCGTGGCCGCCGCCCGCGAGAGCCTCAACGCCGCCGAGCGAGCGGCCGCCGACGTCGCGGCGGCGACCGGCGAGGTACGCGGCAAACTCGCCCTCGGCCTCATCCCCACCGTGGCCGCCGTCGACATCCCGGACGCGCTGAGCCGGTTCCGTGCCGTATATCCCCAGGTCCGGCTGGATATCCGGGTCAGCGGCAGTGACGACCTCGCCGAGCAGGTCAGGCAAGGCAAGATCGAGGTCGCCTTCCTCGGACTCCCCACCAGCGCGCGGCCGGCAGGTGTCAACGGCCGTGAACTCGCCCAGGACCGGCTGGTCGCCGTCGTCGCCCCCGATCACCCACTGGCGGGCGAACCGTCCGTCGATCTCGCCCGTCTCTCCACCGAGACCTTCATCGATCTGCCGCCGCACTCGGCCGCACGGGCGCAGTCGGACGAGGCGTTCGCCGCCGCGGGTCTCAACCGTCAGGTCGCGTTCGAAGTCACCACCGCGGACTTCATGATGGCCCGGCTCGTGCGGAAGGGGCTGGCGATCGCGCTCCTGCCCTCGGCCTACGTCCCCCACCTGACCGGTCTCGCCACCGTCGAGATCACCGACGCACCCGTGCGTGTGGAGTACCTCGTCTGGAGCGGCGTCGGACGCACCCCGGCCGCGAACGCCTTCCTCGACCTGCTCGGCCTACCGGACCGCTGA
- a CDS encoding DUF6292 family protein, with the protein MPSRRPHPPLDAVWEYLAEVTGTLGVGLESCTVDQDSPVSAYVALDGEFRAHPGRDTALLWNEIHGWAAAIETHSGEDLIVVRYLGGNTIAPPAVQVAHFVKALRENADPPGRRTPPLLRPPDLAALLEGRPSAKARRPTR; encoded by the coding sequence ATGCCGAGCCGTCGTCCTCACCCCCCACTTGACGCCGTATGGGAGTACCTCGCGGAGGTCACCGGCACACTGGGCGTCGGGCTGGAGTCGTGCACCGTCGACCAGGACAGCCCCGTGTCCGCCTATGTCGCCCTCGACGGGGAATTCCGCGCGCACCCCGGCCGGGACACCGCGTTGCTGTGGAACGAGATCCATGGCTGGGCAGCCGCGATCGAAACCCATTCCGGCGAAGACCTCATCGTCGTCCGATACCTCGGCGGAAACACCATCGCGCCACCCGCCGTCCAAGTGGCGCATTTCGTCAAAGCCTTGCGCGAGAACGCCGATCCCCCCGGCCGGCGCACACCACCCCTGCTGCGCCCGCCGGATCTCGCCGCCCTCCTCGAAGGACGACCATCAGCGAAAGCGCGCCGGCCGACCCGATGA
- a CDS encoding GAF and ANTAR domain-containing protein — translation MSSETEAWERDKARFVADLVSRDHGAPLGPLAQQFATLTYSLLDASTTAEVLDQIVHAAVHLVPGADIVSITLRSPDGRFHTPVRTDKSADEFDQLQYEYGEGPCVDAAREDGPASAVSDDLATSTTWPRFGPAAAERGAGALLSTALVPDARPPRLSGAINIYSRRPHGLDTTDQTAALLLATHASLALANVESVTRAQLEAEQLKRAVDSRDVIGQAKGILMARRGIPAGEAFDLLRRTSQDLNVKLVRLAETLAENHTDLLGGN, via the coding sequence ATGTCGTCGGAAACAGAGGCTTGGGAACGGGACAAGGCCCGTTTCGTCGCGGATCTGGTATCGCGTGATCACGGGGCGCCACTCGGGCCGCTGGCCCAGCAGTTCGCCACACTGACCTATTCCCTGCTGGATGCTTCCACCACGGCGGAGGTGCTCGACCAGATTGTGCACGCGGCGGTGCACCTCGTGCCCGGCGCCGACATCGTCTCGATCACCCTCCGCTCACCCGACGGCCGCTTCCACACCCCGGTGCGGACCGACAAGTCCGCGGACGAGTTCGACCAGCTGCAATACGAGTACGGCGAAGGACCCTGCGTCGATGCAGCCCGCGAGGACGGGCCGGCGTCCGCAGTCAGCGACGACCTCGCCACCTCCACGACGTGGCCCCGGTTCGGTCCGGCCGCGGCCGAACGTGGCGCGGGAGCGCTGCTGTCGACCGCCCTCGTGCCGGACGCACGGCCACCACGGCTCTCCGGGGCGATCAACATCTACTCCCGCCGTCCGCACGGTCTGGACACCACCGATCAGACCGCCGCGCTGCTGCTGGCCACCCACGCGTCCCTGGCCTTGGCCAACGTCGAGTCCGTGACCCGTGCCCAGCTGGAGGCCGAGCAGCTGAAACGAGCGGTGGATTCCCGTGACGTGATCGGGCAGGCCAAGGGCATCCTGATGGCCCGCCGCGGCATACCGGCCGGAGAGGCGTTCGATCTGCTGCGTCGTACTTCCCAGGACCTCAACGTCAAACTCGTCCGCCTCGCCGAAACCCTCGCCGAGAACCACACTGACCTTCTCGGCGGGAACTGA
- a CDS encoding HNH endonuclease family protein, translating into MVGAGRTVWAKFVRGGIAVVLSASVVACEVPRAAPAAPDGNSVAGAAPAVPVGEARKLLGTLRVAVRGVLDGYDRDKFPHWKTVSGSCNVREELLKRAGGNVEVDAECNAVSGSWRSPYDGETWRKASDVDVDHVVPLAHAWVSGAKSWDQARREQFANDLTRPQLLVVTDNVNQEKGDKAPDEWKPPLVSFWCTYATDWIVVKAGYGLSITVPERTALTSMLDRCG; encoded by the coding sequence GTGGTCGGCGCGGGGCGGACGGTCTGGGCGAAGTTCGTGCGGGGAGGGATCGCTGTGGTGCTGTCCGCTTCGGTGGTCGCGTGTGAGGTGCCTCGGGCCGCACCGGCCGCTCCGGACGGCAACTCAGTCGCCGGCGCGGCGCCCGCGGTTCCGGTGGGGGAGGCGCGGAAGTTGCTGGGGACGTTGCGGGTCGCGGTCCGCGGGGTACTGGACGGGTATGACCGCGACAAGTTCCCGCACTGGAAGACGGTGTCCGGCAGTTGCAACGTGCGCGAGGAATTGCTGAAGCGCGCCGGTGGGAACGTGGAGGTCGACGCGGAGTGCAACGCGGTCTCGGGGTCTTGGCGCAGCCCTTACGACGGCGAGACGTGGCGGAAGGCCTCCGATGTCGATGTGGACCACGTGGTGCCGCTGGCCCATGCGTGGGTCAGCGGCGCGAAGTCGTGGGACCAGGCCAGGCGGGAGCAGTTCGCCAACGACCTGACCCGGCCGCAGCTGCTGGTGGTGACCGACAACGTCAACCAGGAAAAGGGCGACAAAGCGCCGGATGAGTGGAAGCCGCCGCTGGTGTCTTTCTGGTGTACGTACGCGACCGACTGGATCGTCGTCAAAGCCGGGTACGGGCTGTCGATCACTGTGCCGGAACGGACCGCGCTGACGAGCATGCTCGACCGTTGCGGTTGA